One Phoenix dactylifera cultivar Barhee BC4 chromosome 14, palm_55x_up_171113_PBpolish2nd_filt_p, whole genome shotgun sequence DNA window includes the following coding sequences:
- the LOC103697200 gene encoding protein JOKA2-like, with amino-acid sequence MERPRDWELVIKVKYGDTLKRFGARVHGFSMDYDMNKLRSKIISSFNLSSDAELILTYTDEDGDIVTLGDDDDLHDAVVGQRLNPLRINVQLKSGSGRRFDLESQTAKPAPEMSSQIKNRQPQISFALDEALKSLPEPCGALSNLSQDFFLKTVSSAPAFAEFMDYFSKLGLSNANLPSSSPIGDSSDTSTGASAQTMDVNIGDGPKVLNDSASLSTVIPNTHTADPVSEVMQKHRESDYVNSGGRVKIPVDLNTDIPTNPHTPGYPSIDDLLTPTLPETQVPILATNDDINHDKESSDAHRKGKSVISAAPFSMPPVDHTAEHSSQNYETQNPFLAPNYGITETMSGDNSKPLPVGMGPSASNHGFGSPVDVPTNKHISAFTSYVPLPGGFFPIGHQYRKGDGYHESTLRTFHRGVQCDGCGMHPIIGPRFKSNVKEDYDLCSICFSEMGNEADYTRVDRASPISHRLYNDFYNTHSRYLLPSSHAAHGWGMRPLRAKLESCFIRDVTVLDGTLMPPSTPFTKIWRMCNNGITPWPCGTQLLWVGGDKFANRRSVQLEIPVNGFPVETEIDIAVDFTAPSRAGRYVSYWRLASPSGQKFGQRVWVLIQVDMSRSISSSGNFPTDLNLNLPPESSGQNELGIIDVNAEPLDGVGSEPSFPSTTSELVKPLATEIPITSAEPATSDAIAQPVPAVDISVSYPLIDFRASSFDASPVAAVPPSDNPVEQTLLKTLEEMGFKQIDLNKEVLRLNDYNLEQSVANLLDVKRIDLNKKVLRSKEYNLEQFVDDLCDSAEWDPLLAELQEMGFSDNDINKKLLIKNGGSIKRVVLDLISGERRE; translated from the exons ATGGAGCGTCCTCGCGACTGGGAATTGGTGATcaag gTCAAATATGGTGATACTCTTAAGCGATTTGGTGCTCGTGTCCATGGATTTAGTATGGATTACGATATGAACAAACTCAGATCAAAGATTATTAGTTCTTTCAATCTCAGCTCAGATGCTGAGCTAATTCTTACCTATACTGATGAAGATGGTGACATTGTAACACTGGGTGATGATGATGACCTGCATGATGCTGTTGTTGGTCAGCGTTTGAACCCTCTCCGGATTAATGTTCAGCTGAAGTCTGGTAGTGGTAGACGTTTTGATCTAGAATCTCAGACAGCAAAACCTGCTCCCGAAATGTCATCACAAATCAAAAATCGACAACCCCAGATTAGTTTTGCTCTTGATGAAGCACTGAAATCTCTTCCTGAGCCATGCGGTGCACTTTCAAATCTCTCTCAGGATTTCTTCTTAAAAACTGTGTCATCTGCACCTGCATTTGCTGAGTTTATGGACTATTTCTCCAAACTGGGATTATCCAATGCTAATCTGCCTTCTAGCAGTCCCATTGGTGACTCATCAGACACATCCACTGGTGCATCAGCTCAAACAATGGATGTTAATATTGGTGATGGGCCAAAAGTTTTAAATGATTCAGCTTCACTATCAACTGTAATACCAAATACTCATACTGCTGATCCAGTTTCAGAAGTCATGCAAAAGCATCGTGAAAGTGATTATGTGAACTCAGGTGGAAGGGTCAAAATTCCTGTTGATCTTAATACAGATATTCCTACAAATCCACACACGCCAGGATATCCCTCAATTGATGATTTACTGACCCCCACTTTGCCTGAGACCCAGGTCCCCATCTTGGCAACTAATGATGATATAAACCATGATAAAGAAAGCAGTGATGCTCATCGTAAAGGAAAATCTGTTATATCTGCTGCTCCTTTCTCTATGCCTCCTGTTGATCACACTGCAGAGCACAGTTCACAGAATTATGAGACACAGAACCCATTTCTTGCACCGAATTATGGAATTACTGAAACCATGAGTGGTGATAACAGCAAACCGCTTCCTGTTGGCATGGGCCCTTCAGCATCAAATCATGGATTCGGTTCTCCAGTTGATGTCCCTACCAACAAGCATATCAGCGCATTTACATCTTATGTGCCTCTGCCAGGTGGTTTCTTCCCTATTGGCCATCAGTACAGGAAGGGTGATGGATACCATGAAAGTACGCTTCGAACTTTCCACAGGGGCGTCCAATGTGATGGCTGTGGAATGCATCCCATCATTGGTCCGCGGTTCAAGTCCAATGT GAAAGAGGACTATGATTTGTGCAGTATTTGTTTCTCAGAGATGGGTAATGAAGCTGATTATACCAGAGTAGACAGAGCTTCTCCCATTTCTCACAGACTGTACAACGACTTCTACAATACC CACTCTAGATATCTGCTTCCTTCATCACATGCTGCTCATGGTTGGGGGATGAGACCACTAAGGGCAAAACTGGAAAGTTGCTTTATTCGAGATGTTACTGTCCTGGATGGAACTCTGATGCCTCCTTCTACACCATTTACTAAGATTTGGCGGATGTGCAATAATGGCATCACCCCATGGCCCTGCGGTACACAGCTTTTGTGGGTTGGTGGAGATAAATTTGCAAATCGCCGCTCGGTTCAGTTGGAG ATTCCAGTAAATGGCTTCCCTGTGGAGACAGAGATTGACATAGCTGTTGACTTCACCGCACCATCAAGGGCTGGTCGGTATGTTTCATACTGGAGATTGGCATCACCCTCTGGACAGAAGTTTGGGCAACGAGTTTGGGTTCTTATCCAG GTGGATATGTCTCGGTCAATTTCTTCTAGCGGCAACTTCCCAACTGATCTCAACTTGAACCTGCCTCCTGAAAGTAGTGGACAAAATGAGTTAGGAATCATTGATGTGAATGCTGAGCCCTTGGATGGTGTTGGTTCAGAACCCAGTTTCCCAAGCACAACCAGTGAGTTGGTTAAACCGTTGGCTACTGAAATCCCAATTACAAGTGCAGAGCCTGCTACCAGCGATGCAATTGCACAGCCTGTGCCTGCTGTGGATATCTCAGTGTCATATCCTCTTATTGATTTCCGGGCATCTTCATTCGATGCATCTCCGGTAGCTGCTGTGCCACCTTCCGACAACCCAGTAGAGCAGACCCTGCTGAAGACGCTGGAAGAGATGGGCTTCAAACAGATTGACTTGAACAAGGAGGTTCTGAGGCTGAATGACTACAACCTGGAGCAATCTGTTGCCAATCTCTTGGACGTTAAACGGATTGACTTAAACAAGAAGGTTCTAAGGTCGAAAGAGTACAACCTGGAGCAATTTGTTGATGATCTGTGTGACTCTGCTGAATGGGATCCTCTTCTTGCTGAGCTGCAGGAAATG GGTTTTTCTGACAACGATATTAACAAGAAGCTGCTGATAAAGAATGGTGGAAGCATCAAGCGAGTTGTGTTAGATCTCATTTCCGGAGAGAGGCGTGAGTAG